A segment of the Marmota flaviventris isolate mMarFla1 chromosome 2, mMarFla1.hap1, whole genome shotgun sequence genome:
TGAGATGAAGTCAACCTGGGTTACCCAGCTGGGCCCCAATCCAATCATCCTTACAAGAAGGAGACAGGGAGATTTCAGAGACAGAAGAAAGGTGATATGACCACAGAAACAGATGGGAGTGGTGTGTCCTtgattcctataatcccagatagcAACCAGAGGCTGGAAGAGCAAGGAAAGGTGCCCTTCTGCACTCACAAAGGGAATATGATTTAGTCTTCagaactgaatccctttctcccTTCTGATCCAACAcaaggccttgagcatgctaagcacacactctaccactgtgtaACCCCTAGACTCTGAAtcaaagttttctttttgaattcACCCAGTGGATGCTTCTTTGTTACAGGAACCTCACACACCACATATCTGGGCTGTTGCTCTGAGCATGTCAGGAGCCTTGTGTCCATCACTGGGTGCCATTCATCAAGAGTGCCTACCTGATGCCTCTTGTCCCAGGTGCCCTGGGGTTGACCAGCAGCCCCTCCAGGAAGGGATACCACTGCCCCCTGGTGGTACCAGAGCCAGGCTGTTGGGCTGGACACCCCTTCCTCCCAGACCTAGTACTGTTGGCACTTGAGAACaggtttatttctgattttttgttagaatataaaaaaagtgaatgaaaaacAAGGAAGACAATACAGGAGCACAGGGTGGGCAAGACAGGAGGGGAAAAGGCAGAGATGGGCCTTCTGGCTGAAGACTGATAGCACAAGGTTTGGGGGGATACTCAGGGCAGCCAGACATGACAAGGAGGCTCCCTGTGGGTGCAGACACATGGGATGGGAGGCACCAGGCCAGTTGCCCAAATTCACTCAGGACCTGCAGTGACCAATCCTGAGTCCTGAGGCCAGCTCAGGTCACAGAGAGAGGACTGGAGGCTTAGCCTCAACTGTCCCTGAGATTTTCAGAGTCCCCGTGGTtgtgggaaggggcagaggagCAAGAGGTTGTGGGCTGCTCTCACTGTCCCTCTGCCGGGCAGCACCAGCCCCAGACTACCCAGGGAAGGGTTGCTTAGGCGTCTGGCAGCAGAGGTGGAGCACAGCCCTCAGGACAGTCTCTCCTATGAATCCAGGTTTCCTTGGGAAAGCAGCAAGTGCGATGGTTTCTTGAAGATGTTCTCTTAAGTGCAAATACACAGAGGCGATGCTTAATACCAGACTTTCCCAAAAGTGGGCCCAGAGCACACTGACTCCAGCAGGCTCAGGGCGAGGAGTTGCTTGCACAGGGCTGCTGTCCTCACTGTTCTGTGCTCTGTCTTTGGGGCTGAGGCAACCAGGGCCTCTCAGACTCAGTGCTCATAAATAGATACAGGTTTGGCCAGGGTGGCGATAGAATTAGCGAGGTGCTCTGCATGGGTCCCTGCCTGGCCATGCTGATGACTGTTACTCTGGACATAGGTTGCCTGCTGGGTTCTGGCAGGGGCAGGGAGAAACACAAGTCAAAGGGAGCCAAGGCAGTTTGTCCCACAGTGTGGCTGGCCTGGCAATGCTGTGAGGATATGGAACTGGACAAGTGAGCAGAGATGCATGACTCAGGCAAAGGGGGACAGTCACACAGTAAAGGGAACATAAATAAAAGACTCCCTGGGAGTCTTGGGGTCATTTGAACCCCACTCTGGCTCCAGGCAGCTGCCCCACATGTTGCCAGCAGTGCCAGGGAGTGGGCTCATGTCCCAGGAGGAGGGGTCACAGATAAGCAGCCCAGGCCATGGCCTGGCTGCCCAACCACAGGTGCTTGAAGGTGGAGATCTGTCCACTAGGCTGGACTTGGCCACCATGGTATCCTGTGGGGTTCGAGAGGGTCTGTGGGGCCAGCTTGTCCTCATCCTTGGCCGTAGGCTCTGGTCACAGTGCTGGGGTCTGGTTCAAGCCTTGGCAGCAGCTAGGATATGTTTCCAAAGGAAGCTGTAGGATGCATGGAAGTAAGGGAGAGGCAGGTCCCTGCCACATCCCAGGATGGCCCTTACTAGGGCTCCCAAGCACCCTCCTGCAGTCAAGCCACTTACCTGAACTCTCAGTGCCCCCCCATGCTGGCTCCTCCCACTGACCTTGGCTGAGCAGCTGCAGGCTCCGACCCTCCTCTCGCACCTGCAGGCGGAGCACCTGTTGCAGCACCTCTTGCCTCTGGGCCTCCTGCACCAGCCCCATCCTCTGTAGCTTCTCTGCATTTAGCCGCAGAAGAGCTCGgcctgggggagggaagagggtcCAACAGAGGCtatcagaggctgaggcagatcaCAAGTTCCTGGTCAGCCGGGATAACTTAGCCAGACtttgtctcacaataaaaaataaaaagggctgggatgtagctcagtggtagggcattttagggctcaattcccagtaccaaagacaaagacacacacagacacagaatgaaaggaaaagaaagaaagaaagggcacaGGGAGTCTCAGAGAAAGATTCAGAGAGAATtagagggagaggcagagagagaatcATGATAAGCAGCAGATGGAGGCCAAGTGGAAGATGCCAGAAGACAGTGCAGGTACAGAGACTCCGAGGACCCCAGGGAAGGTTGCCTCAGAGGAGCACCGATAGGTGGAGAAACAACTGCAGACTGTAGGCACTTGGTAGGGAAGGAGGCTCTTTGGGCATCCATCTCCTGTCCTGTCCAGACTCCACCGTACCAGTGATGGCATGATGGGAGAAGGCCTCGACGTAGACGAGGTAGTTGTGGGGACAGTGTTTCTTAAGCCACTTGCAGACGTCCTGCTGGCTCCAGAGGACCACAGGCCGCGTCAGGCCACTCAGCGAGGGGCTTGTGTGGTACAGGCCATAGTGGTCAGAGTACAGCCGGCCCTGTAGGGGAAGTGGGTGGCAGATAGAAGGAGCGTGGCAGAGCAGGGAAGGCAGGGACTGAGGTGGGTGGGGTAGGTGGGTGGGTACCTGGGGGGTCTCTGTGCCAGGCTGCTGCAGGAGTTTGATTGGCCTGCTGCTGGAAGCCCTCTGGCTACGGGAATCATGCCATGTGAGGCTGGTGCCTGGCGTCCGAGGCAGGTGGCAGGGGATGCTTTCGGCTGACACTGTGTGCTCCAGGAGAGTCCGGCAGAAGCTGAAGTGAGCAGTGGCTGTGTGCAGGGGTGCCTGGTCAGAGTGGTCAGGAGCAGGACCAAAGGCTCTTTCCCCAAGAGCCACTTCCTTGCCTAACCTATTTCCCCTCTACCAAAGAAGGAGCCAATTCTCAAGGAGGACAAATCAAG
Coding sequences within it:
- the Samd10 gene encoding sterile alpha motif domain-containing protein 10 isoform X2 — its product is MFTELRSKLSPPRGRAGAVRAGLGERRDVDATAHFSFCRTLLEHTVSAESIPCHLPRTPGTSLTWHDSRSQRASSSRPIKLLQQPGTETPQGRLYSDHYGLYHTSPSLSGLTRPVVLWSQQDVCKWLKKHCPHNYLVYVEAFSHHAITGRALLRLNAEKLQRMGLVQEAQRQEVLQQVLRLQLPLETYPSCCQGLNQTPAL
- the Samd10 gene encoding sterile alpha motif domain-containing protein 10 isoform X1; the encoded protein is MFTELRSKLSPPRGRAGAVRAGLGERRDVDATAHFSFCRTLLEHTVSAESIPCHLPRTPGTSLTWHDSRSQRASSSRPIKLLQQPGTETPQGRLYSDHYGLYHTSPSLSGLTRPVVLWSQQDVCKWLKKHCPHNYLVYVEAFSHHAITGRALLRLNAEKLQRMGLVQEAQRQEVLQQVLRLQVREEGRSLQLLSQASFGNIS